One genomic segment of Bradyrhizobium diazoefficiens includes these proteins:
- a CDS encoding DUF3141 domain-containing protein, which produces MSMETPNLPGGPLSGLVASGIEYMVDAGQRSVLFLDIMRQRGDQYREHVAQTAPHVLQYAAELIIDGRKLDEPVNYALVRIIPPKGVEIDLERRPFIVVDPRAGHGPGIGGFKADSEIGVAMNAGHPCYFVGFLPDPMPGQTIERIARAEALFIEKVISLHPQADGKPCVIGNCQAGWAVMILASLRPELFGPLIIAGAPLAYWEGVHGKYPMRYSGGLLGGSWLTALTSDLGGGKFDGAWLVQNFENQNPSNTLWTKQYNVYSKVDTEADRYLEFERWWGGHVNLNAEEIQFIVDELFVGNNLAAGNIKMSDGATVDLRKIRSPIVVFCSEGDNVTPPQQALNWILDCYADVDEIRAYGQTIVYTVHQTVGHLGIFVSGGVAKKEHAEFSSNIDLIDVLPPGLYEATFEARGSDTLNADLAVGQWVMRCEARTLDDIRAMGGNSPEDERRFAAAKRVSELNLAAYQKFVQPWVKSMVTPQMAEWARNMHPLRLQYEAFSSQNPLMAAVKSAAEKVEDNRKPVASENPFLVFQEQMSKQIVHMLDSWRDSQETLSEAIFLNVYGSPALQAAVGIDPKSEPSRRREMSPEHRAMLDKRIAELKSKIGEGGLREAAVRALLYVGSARGMVDERSIEALRQVRHARGGARLTLPEFKMLVREQFFMLLLDREGALAAIPKMLPDDINQRHAAIDAMRHVLSASEEITGERAIRLKRVAELFGVDAGGEPASNVAPFDPKAKAS; this is translated from the coding sequence ATGTCGATGGAAACTCCAAACCTGCCAGGCGGACCCCTATCCGGCCTCGTCGCCTCGGGAATCGAATACATGGTCGATGCGGGGCAGCGCAGCGTGCTGTTTCTGGACATCATGCGCCAACGCGGCGACCAGTACCGCGAGCATGTCGCGCAAACGGCTCCGCACGTCCTGCAATATGCCGCAGAATTGATCATCGATGGGCGCAAGCTCGACGAGCCGGTCAACTACGCTCTGGTCCGCATCATTCCGCCCAAGGGAGTCGAGATCGATCTCGAACGGCGTCCATTCATCGTGGTCGATCCCCGCGCCGGGCACGGTCCGGGAATTGGCGGGTTCAAGGCGGACAGCGAGATCGGCGTCGCGATGAACGCGGGTCATCCCTGCTATTTCGTCGGCTTCCTGCCGGATCCGATGCCGGGACAGACCATCGAGCGCATCGCGCGTGCCGAAGCTCTGTTCATCGAGAAAGTCATCAGCCTCCATCCCCAGGCTGACGGTAAGCCCTGCGTGATCGGCAATTGCCAGGCCGGCTGGGCTGTCATGATTCTGGCCTCGCTGCGACCAGAACTGTTCGGACCGTTGATCATCGCCGGCGCGCCGCTTGCCTATTGGGAAGGCGTGCACGGCAAATATCCGATGCGCTACTCGGGCGGTCTATTGGGCGGGAGCTGGCTGACCGCGCTGACCTCAGATCTCGGCGGCGGGAAGTTCGATGGCGCGTGGCTGGTGCAGAACTTCGAGAACCAGAATCCCTCGAACACGCTCTGGACGAAGCAGTACAACGTTTATTCCAAGGTCGACACCGAGGCCGATCGCTACCTCGAATTCGAGCGCTGGTGGGGTGGGCACGTCAACCTGAATGCCGAGGAAATCCAGTTCATCGTCGATGAATTGTTCGTCGGCAACAACCTCGCCGCCGGAAACATCAAGATGTCCGATGGCGCGACGGTGGATCTGCGCAAAATCAGATCGCCGATCGTGGTGTTCTGCTCGGAGGGTGACAACGTCACGCCGCCACAGCAGGCGCTCAACTGGATCCTCGATTGCTATGCCGACGTCGACGAGATCAGGGCTTACGGCCAAACCATCGTCTATACCGTTCACCAAACCGTCGGCCATCTCGGTATCTTCGTGTCGGGCGGTGTCGCCAAGAAGGAGCACGCCGAGTTCTCCAGCAACATCGACTTGATTGATGTGCTGCCGCCCGGGCTCTATGAAGCGACCTTTGAGGCGAGAGGATCGGACACTCTCAATGCCGATCTCGCCGTCGGCCAATGGGTCATGCGCTGCGAGGCGCGGACGCTTGACGACATCCGCGCCATGGGCGGCAATTCTCCTGAGGACGAGCGGCGGTTCGCGGCCGCCAAGCGGGTCTCCGAGCTCAACCTCGCCGCATACCAGAAGTTCGTCCAGCCCTGGGTCAAGTCCATGGTGACGCCGCAAATGGCGGAGTGGGCGCGCAACATGCACCCGCTGCGGCTGCAATACGAGGCCTTTAGCAGCCAGAACCCATTAATGGCCGCGGTGAAGTCGGCGGCCGAGAAGGTCGAGGACAATCGCAAGCCGGTCGCGAGCGAAAATCCCTTTTTGGTGTTCCAGGAGCAGATGTCCAAGCAGATCGTTCACATGCTGGACAGCTGGCGGGACTCGCAGGAGACGCTGAGCGAGGCGATCTTCCTCAACGTTTACGGCTCGCCGGCCCTTCAAGCCGCGGTCGGGATCGATCCGAAGTCCGAGCCGTCGCGCCGGCGCGAGATGTCGCCTGAACACCGCGCCATGCTCGACAAGCGAATCGCCGAGCTGAAGTCGAAGATCGGTGAGGGTGGCCTTCGCGAGGCTGCCGTTCGTGCACTGCTCTATGTGGGCTCGGCGCGCGGCATGGTCGACGAGCGGAGCATCGAGGCGCTCCGTCAGGTTCGGCATGCCCGTGGAGGAGCACGGCTGACCCTGCCCGAGTTCAAGATGCTGGTGCGCGAGCAATTCTTCATGCTGCTGCTGGACCGGGAAGGGGCCCTGGCCGCCATCCCGAAGATGTTGCCCGACGATATTAACCAGCGCCATGCGGCAATCGACGCCATGCGACACGTGCTGTCAGCCAGCGAGGAGATCACCGGCGAGCGCGCGATCCGATTGAAGCGCGTCGCTGAGCTGTTCGGCGTGGATGCAGGAGGGGAGCCGGCTTCGAACGTCGCCCCTTTCGATCCGAAGGCAAAGGCGTCGTAA
- a CDS encoding AI-2E family transporter → MKTLRQRLTGEDVIQLVIRLGLLALLVVWTFVVIRPFVPILAWAIVLAVAFNPVFSWLAKLLGGSPKLAAFVLTVINLAIVIGPATWLGLSAVDGIKDIAGQLNAGELVVPCPPQAIKTWPLVGPQLYELWDEASINIRSVLREIVPYLKPLATTMLGFVGDAGLGTLMFLLSVVAAGFIFPYGSQLVAAIRGFLAQIVPEQSEHFLKLAGATIRAVSQGVIGVAVIQALLAGIGFKLAGIPGAGLLAFAVLLLSIVQIGATIILLPVIVWVWFDKDIPVALVLSVFLGIVNVIDNILKPLVMGRGLTTPTLVILIGVIGGTLAHGIVGLFVGPIILSVTWELAVAWIRIDRADPAALP, encoded by the coding sequence TTGAAGACACTCCGTCAGCGTTTGACCGGCGAAGACGTGATCCAGCTTGTGATCCGGCTCGGATTGCTCGCGTTGTTGGTCGTCTGGACATTCGTAGTGATCCGTCCGTTCGTGCCGATCTTGGCCTGGGCGATCGTGCTCGCCGTCGCGTTCAATCCGGTCTTTAGCTGGCTTGCCAAGTTGCTGGGCGGCAGCCCGAAGCTCGCGGCGTTCGTTCTCACCGTGATCAATCTTGCCATTGTCATCGGACCGGCAACCTGGCTCGGCCTGAGTGCCGTGGATGGCATCAAGGACATCGCCGGGCAACTCAACGCCGGCGAGCTCGTCGTTCCTTGTCCACCACAGGCCATCAAGACCTGGCCGCTGGTCGGACCGCAACTTTATGAGTTGTGGGACGAGGCCTCGATCAATATCCGCTCGGTCCTGCGCGAAATCGTGCCCTATCTGAAACCGCTTGCGACCACGATGCTCGGCTTTGTGGGCGATGCCGGCTTGGGAACACTCATGTTTCTTCTTTCGGTCGTGGCGGCCGGCTTTATTTTTCCCTACGGGTCGCAGCTCGTGGCAGCGATCCGGGGTTTCCTGGCGCAAATCGTGCCCGAACAGAGTGAGCATTTTCTGAAATTGGCGGGCGCGACGATACGTGCCGTATCTCAAGGGGTCATCGGCGTTGCGGTCATCCAGGCTCTGCTGGCCGGGATCGGGTTCAAGCTGGCCGGCATTCCCGGCGCCGGCCTGCTGGCTTTCGCCGTCCTCCTCCTGAGCATCGTGCAAATCGGCGCGACGATCATCCTGCTTCCGGTGATTGTCTGGGTCTGGTTCGACAAGGACATCCCCGTCGCGCTCGTGCTCAGCGTGTTTCTTGGGATCGTCAACGTGATCGATAACATACTGAAACCGCTGGTGATGGGCCGCGGGCTAACGACGCCGACGCTCGTCATCCTGATAGGGGTGATTGGGGGAACTCTGGCGCATGGGATCGTCGGTCTCTTCGTCGGGCCGATCATTCTCTCGGTCACCTGGGAATTGGCGGTGGCGTGGATCCGTATCGATCGCGCTGATCCGGCAGCGCTGCCGTGA
- a CDS encoding GNAT family N-acetyltransferase translates to MSDLASYIAHEHLGDGSAVEIRALRADDEADMLAALEQTSAQSRQRRFFVMKRHFSDKERAFFMDIDFKNHVGLVVLAGDADRKTIVGGGRYIVFEPGRAEMAFMVIDAWQGRGIGSILMRHLVKLAGAARLKELTAEVLPQNAAMLKVFSKFGFKSRSRHDPQTIHLILNLM, encoded by the coding sequence ATGTCGGACCTCGCCAGCTACATCGCCCACGAACATCTGGGAGACGGCTCCGCCGTCGAAATTCGGGCACTTCGGGCGGACGACGAGGCCGACATGCTCGCTGCCCTGGAGCAGACCAGCGCGCAATCGCGGCAGCGCCGCTTCTTCGTGATGAAGCGCCACTTCTCCGACAAGGAGCGCGCTTTCTTCATGGACATCGATTTCAAGAACCATGTGGGGCTGGTCGTGCTCGCCGGGGACGCGGACCGAAAAACGATCGTCGGTGGCGGCCGCTACATCGTATTCGAACCCGGACGAGCCGAAATGGCCTTCATGGTGATCGATGCCTGGCAGGGACGCGGCATAGGCTCCATTCTGATGCGCCACCTCGTCAAGCTCGCGGGCGCCGCGAGGCTAAAGGAATTGACCGCGGAAGTTCTGCCCCAGAATGCGGCGATGCTGAAGGTATTCAGCAAGTTCGGCTTCAAATCACGTTCGCGCCACGATCCACAAACGATCCATCTGATTCTGAACCTCATGTAG
- the napE gene encoding periplasmic nitrate reductase, NapE protein — MSVGSDDAGRPRRKRMEIFAFLFLTAVVMPALAVGVVGSYGFAVWIYHMVVGPPGPPPAH, encoded by the coding sequence ATGTCCGTCGGAAGCGACGACGCTGGACGACCGCGCCGTAAGCGCATGGAAATTTTCGCGTTCCTGTTCCTGACCGCGGTGGTGATGCCGGCGCTCGCCGTCGGCGTGGTCGGCAGCTACGGCTTTGCCGTCTGGATCTATCACATGGTGGTTGGACCGCCCGGTCCGCCCCCGGCGCATTGA
- a CDS encoding chaperone NapD has translation MLKTTIDRRALITGRALTAERVVAPPGGEIASILVQARPERLNDVEAAILALSGCEIHGRDPRGKLVVVIDAPEAGALGSTLNAIALLPHVYSASLVFHAIDAGGRPAPGECP, from the coding sequence ATGCTCAAAACCACCATCGACCGCCGCGCTTTGATCACTGGCCGTGCGCTGACCGCCGAGCGTGTCGTGGCGCCGCCCGGCGGAGAGATCGCCAGCATCCTGGTGCAGGCCCGTCCCGAGCGCCTCAACGATGTCGAAGCGGCAATCCTTGCGCTGTCGGGCTGCGAAATTCACGGTCGCGACCCGCGGGGCAAGCTCGTGGTGGTGATCGATGCGCCTGAGGCCGGCGCGCTCGGATCGACGCTCAACGCCATCGCGCTGCTGCCCCACGTCTACTCGGCCTCACTCGTCTTTCACGCCATCGACGCCGGCGGACGGCCGGCGCCGGGAGAATGTCCATGA
- the napA gene encoding nitrate reductase catalytic subunit NapA produces the protein MTAPKLDRRQILKLEAAAIAAAAGGMPVPALAANLVTEREASGLTWDKAPCRFCGTGCSVMVATKDNRVVATHGDIKSEVNRGLNCVKGYFLSKIMYGHDRLTQPMLRKTNGKYDKDGEFTPVSWDEAFDVMAEKFKDALKKRGPSGVGMFGSGQWTIWEGYAASKLFKAGFRSNNIDPNARHCMASAVAGMMRTFGIDEPAGCYDDIEAADAFVLWGSNMAEMHPILWTRVADRRLSAPQVRVAVLSTFEHRSFDLADIGIVFTPHSDLFILNAVANHVIKTGRVNKDFVAAHTVFKRGQTDIGYGLRPEHPLQKKATGAAKANDSTDMSFDEYAKFVSDYTLEKAAKMSGVPLNRLEALAELYADPKTKVVSFWTMGFNQHTRGVWCNNLVYNIHLLTGKISEPGNSPFSLTGQPSACGTAREVGTFSHRLPADMVVNNKEHRDKTEAIWKLPEGTIPDKPGYHAVLQSRMLKDGLLNAYWVQVNNNLQAGPNINEETYPGFRNPDNFIVVSDAYPTVTALAADLILPTAMWVEKEGAYGNAERRTQFWHQLVTAPGESRSDLWQLMEFSKRFKIEEVWTEELLSKKPEYRGKTMFDVLYKNGQVDKFPLSDIEQGYANDESKAFGFYVQKGLFEEYAIFGRGHGHDLAPFDTYHRERGLRWPVVNGQETKWRFREGSDPFVKPGAGVQFYGNGDGKARIFALPYEPPAESPDDEYPLWLSTGRVLEHWHSGTMTRRVPELYRAFPEAVCFMHPDDAKEAKLRRGDEVKVISRRGFIRTRLETRGRDRPPKGLVFVPWFDESQLINKVTLDATDPISLQTDFKKCAVRIEKV, from the coding sequence ATGACCGCACCCAAGCTCGATCGCCGCCAGATACTGAAGCTGGAGGCCGCCGCCATCGCAGCAGCGGCTGGAGGCATGCCCGTGCCGGCGCTCGCGGCCAACCTCGTGACCGAGCGAGAGGCCAGCGGACTGACTTGGGACAAGGCCCCGTGCCGGTTCTGCGGCACCGGATGCAGCGTCATGGTCGCGACCAAGGACAATCGCGTGGTCGCCACGCACGGCGACATCAAGTCCGAGGTCAATCGCGGGCTCAACTGCGTGAAGGGCTACTTCCTTTCCAAGATCATGTACGGCCACGATCGGCTGACCCAGCCCATGCTGCGCAAGACCAACGGCAAATACGACAAGGATGGCGAGTTCACGCCTGTCTCCTGGGACGAAGCCTTCGACGTGATGGCCGAGAAATTCAAGGACGCACTGAAGAAGCGCGGACCGAGCGGTGTCGGAATGTTCGGCTCCGGGCAATGGACGATTTGGGAAGGCTACGCCGCCTCGAAATTGTTCAAAGCCGGCTTCCGCTCCAACAACATCGATCCGAATGCGCGCCACTGCATGGCGTCCGCGGTCGCCGGCATGATGCGCACCTTCGGCATCGACGAGCCGGCCGGCTGCTACGATGACATCGAAGCCGCCGACGCCTTCGTGCTGTGGGGCTCCAACATGGCGGAAATGCATCCCATCCTGTGGACGCGGGTGGCCGACCGCCGGCTCTCCGCGCCGCAGGTGCGCGTTGCGGTGCTCTCGACGTTCGAGCACCGCTCCTTCGACCTCGCCGACATCGGTATCGTCTTCACGCCGCACTCCGACCTCTTCATCCTCAACGCAGTCGCCAACCACGTCATCAAGACCGGGCGGGTGAACAAGGATTTCGTCGCGGCGCATACCGTGTTCAAGCGCGGCCAGACCGATATCGGCTACGGCCTGCGGCCCGAGCATCCGCTGCAGAAGAAGGCGACGGGCGCGGCCAAGGCCAACGACTCCACCGACATGAGTTTTGACGAATACGCAAAGTTCGTCTCCGACTACACGCTGGAGAAAGCCGCAAAAATGTCCGGCGTGCCGCTCAATCGGCTGGAAGCGCTGGCCGAGCTCTATGCCGATCCGAAGACCAAGGTCGTCAGCTTCTGGACCATGGGATTCAACCAGCACACCCGCGGCGTCTGGTGCAACAACCTCGTCTACAACATCCATCTTCTGACCGGAAAGATCTCCGAGCCCGGCAACAGCCCGTTCTCGCTCACGGGCCAGCCCTCGGCCTGCGGCACCGCGCGCGAGGTCGGCACCTTCTCGCACCGCTTGCCTGCCGACATGGTGGTGAACAACAAGGAGCATCGCGACAAGACGGAAGCGATCTGGAAGCTGCCGGAGGGCACCATCCCCGACAAGCCGGGCTACCACGCCGTGCTGCAGAGCCGGATGCTGAAGGACGGTCTGCTCAATGCCTATTGGGTGCAGGTCAACAACAATCTGCAGGCTGGTCCCAACATCAACGAGGAGACCTATCCGGGCTTCCGCAACCCCGACAATTTCATCGTGGTCTCGGACGCCTATCCGACGGTCACCGCGCTTGCCGCCGACCTTATCCTGCCGACCGCGATGTGGGTGGAGAAGGAAGGCGCCTACGGCAATGCCGAGCGGCGCACGCAATTCTGGCATCAGCTCGTCACGGCTCCCGGAGAATCGCGGTCCGATCTGTGGCAGCTCATGGAGTTCTCCAAGCGCTTCAAGATCGAGGAAGTCTGGACCGAGGAGCTCCTGTCGAAGAAGCCGGAATACCGCGGCAAGACCATGTTCGACGTGCTCTACAAGAACGGCCAGGTCGACAAGTTCCCGTTGTCCGACATCGAGCAGGGCTACGCCAACGACGAATCGAAGGCGTTCGGCTTCTACGTGCAGAAGGGCCTGTTCGAGGAATACGCCATCTTCGGCCGCGGCCACGGCCACGACCTCGCGCCGTTCGACACCTATCACCGCGAACGCGGACTGCGCTGGCCTGTCGTCAACGGACAGGAGACCAAGTGGCGTTTTCGCGAAGGATCGGATCCGTTCGTGAAGCCGGGGGCCGGCGTGCAATTCTATGGCAATGGCGACGGAAAGGCCCGCATCTTCGCACTGCCCTACGAGCCGCCGGCGGAATCGCCCGACGATGAATATCCGCTCTGGCTTTCCACCGGCCGCGTGCTGGAGCATTGGCACTCCGGCACCATGACGCGCCGCGTGCCGGAACTGTATCGGGCGTTTCCGGAGGCGGTCTGCTTCATGCATCCCGATGATGCAAAGGAGGCGAAGCTGCGCCGCGGCGACGAGGTCAAGGTCATCTCGCGCCGAGGCTTCATCCGCACCCGGCTCGAGACCCGCGGACGCGACCGGCCGCCGAAGGGGCTCGTCTTCGTGCCCTGGTTCGACGAGTCGCAGCTCATCAACAAGGTGACGCTGGACGCGACCGACCCGATCTCGCTGCAGACCGATTTCAAAAAATGCGCCGTGCGCATTGAAAAGGTGTAG
- a CDS encoding nitrate reductase cytochrome c-type subunit: MLGKTAIVLLAAAIAAGTATLAAQTLSSDLRGPTPLNEEGPAPPMMPTRNTAEREVRNYPEQPPVIPHSIDGYQIDLRSNKCLSCHARARTGESQAPMVSITHFMDRDGQFLASVSPRRFFCTECHVPQSVSDPPVSNDFVDIDTLLSRGTPGGKR, translated from the coding sequence ATGCTCGGGAAAACGGCCATCGTTCTGCTCGCCGCCGCGATCGCCGCCGGCACCGCCACGCTCGCCGCGCAAACGCTGAGCTCCGACCTGCGTGGCCCGACCCCGCTGAACGAGGAGGGCCCGGCGCCGCCGATGATGCCGACGCGCAACACCGCCGAACGCGAGGTGCGCAATTATCCCGAGCAGCCGCCGGTGATCCCGCACTCGATTGACGGTTACCAGATCGATCTGCGAAGCAACAAATGCCTGTCCTGCCATGCCAGGGCGCGCACCGGTGAGTCGCAGGCGCCGATGGTCTCGATCACCCACTTCATGGACCGCGACGGCCAGTTCCTCGCCTCCGTCTCGCCGCGGCGTTTCTTCTGCACCGAATGTCACGTGCCGCAGAGCGTTAGCGATCCGCCTGTCAGCAACGATTTCGTCGACATCGACACTCTGCTGAGCCGCGGGACACCGGGTGGGAAGCGATGA
- a CDS encoding NapC/NirT family cytochrome c, with amino-acid sequence MSEVVSKAPQPGMIRRAWSFLLELLDVLIRPSTVFGLGVLVFAGFLAGIIFWGGFNTALEVTNTEKFCTSCHEMRENVFEELKSTIHFTNRSGVRASCPDCHVPHNWTDKIARKMQASQEVWGKLFGYIDTREKFQDKRLELALHEWARFKANDSLECRNCHSADSMDITKQSPRAAEAHQRFLFTGEKTCIDCHKGIAHHLPDMRGVPGWQ; translated from the coding sequence ATGAGCGAGGTCGTTTCCAAAGCCCCGCAGCCGGGCATGATCAGGCGGGCATGGAGCTTCCTGCTCGAGCTGCTCGACGTACTGATCCGGCCGAGTACCGTGTTCGGCCTGGGCGTGCTGGTGTTCGCGGGCTTCCTCGCCGGCATTATCTTCTGGGGTGGCTTCAACACCGCGCTGGAGGTGACCAACACCGAGAAATTCTGCACGAGCTGTCACGAGATGCGCGAGAACGTGTTTGAGGAGCTGAAATCGACCATCCATTTCACCAACCGCTCCGGCGTGCGCGCGAGCTGCCCGGATTGCCACGTGCCGCACAACTGGACCGACAAGATCGCGCGCAAGATGCAGGCCTCCCAGGAGGTCTGGGGCAAGCTGTTCGGCTACATCGACACCCGCGAAAAATTCCAGGACAAGCGGCTGGAGCTCGCGTTGCACGAGTGGGCGCGCTTCAAGGCCAATGATTCCCTGGAATGCCGCAACTGCCACAGCGCGGATTCCATGGACATCACCAAGCAGTCGCCGCGCGCTGCCGAGGCGCATCAGCGCTTCCTCTTTACCGGCGAAAAGACCTGCATCGATTGCCACAAGGGTATCGCCCACCACCTGCCCGACATGCGCGGTGTGCCAGGTTGGCAGTGA
- a CDS encoding sensor histidine kinase, producing MAGRWLAAAWLFLAVTASAISAAAADGAAPGLKRIIMFNSYGPNFKPWRDYSTALRQELERQSRWPIDIQDFSVATARFEDRNVEAEFADYLRALFARGAPDLIVALGGPAASFVQRNRPQLFPSTPMVMTAVEERRVQRSALSDNDAVVAVRQDVPALFGNIVRLLPATRTIAVVVGDSPNERFWQNEIRKELEPVLPNVHLLFWNRLSFADILKEAARLPPDSAIFWVQVQVDATGASHEGEQALKELYAAANAPIFSYDDSFFGGETVGGPMTSAGDSAQKTSEAAIRILGGERPSDIKIPTLEYGPAKYDWRQLRRWNIAESSLPPGSEVYFRDPSPWETYRWQILLIASVILVQAALISILVHERRGRRKAEVQARQQSAELAHVNRYTMAGELTASIAHELNQPLGAILTNAESAALMLRSPNPDLNELNEIIEDIRRDDARASEVIVHLRSLLKKAPFEEKELDLNDVLEETVTFLAPLATARKVELDAVTHLALLPIKGDRIQLQQVITNLIVNAMDAVTGCAGSVRKIDIEAVRAGNRAEVSIRDHGPGIPSDQVKRVFEPFFTTKPEGMGMGLAIARTIVEAHNGRITAENQSGGGAQLRISLPLSTA from the coding sequence GTGGCCGGAAGGTGGCTTGCAGCCGCATGGCTTTTCTTGGCAGTAACTGCGAGTGCGATTTCTGCCGCGGCTGCAGATGGCGCTGCTCCAGGGCTGAAGCGGATCATCATGTTCAATTCGTACGGCCCAAACTTCAAGCCATGGCGGGACTATTCGACGGCACTCCGACAGGAGCTCGAACGTCAATCGCGCTGGCCGATCGACATCCAGGATTTCTCCGTCGCAACGGCCCGCTTTGAAGACCGGAACGTGGAAGCTGAATTTGCGGACTATCTGCGCGCATTGTTCGCGCGCGGTGCCCCCGACCTCATCGTTGCCTTGGGAGGGCCGGCGGCCTCGTTCGTCCAGCGAAATCGGCCGCAACTGTTTCCGTCCACCCCGATGGTAATGACGGCGGTCGAGGAGCGGCGGGTGCAGCGTTCGGCACTCTCGGACAATGATGCTGTGGTTGCCGTGCGGCAGGACGTTCCTGCGCTGTTTGGGAATATCGTCAGGCTCTTGCCCGCGACAAGGACGATTGCGGTCGTGGTCGGCGATTCTCCGAACGAACGCTTCTGGCAAAATGAGATCCGCAAGGAGCTTGAACCGGTTCTGCCCAACGTGCACTTGCTGTTCTGGAATAGACTTTCATTTGCCGACATTTTGAAGGAGGCGGCTCGCCTTCCGCCGGACAGCGCGATCTTCTGGGTTCAGGTCCAGGTGGATGCGACCGGCGCCAGCCATGAAGGCGAGCAGGCGCTCAAGGAGCTCTACGCCGCCGCCAATGCGCCGATTTTTTCCTATGATGACTCGTTCTTTGGCGGCGAGACTGTCGGCGGCCCGATGACGTCTGCAGGCGACAGTGCCCAGAAGACGTCGGAAGCGGCGATCCGAATCCTGGGCGGCGAGCGACCGTCCGACATCAAGATTCCCACCCTTGAATATGGTCCGGCGAAGTACGATTGGCGGCAGCTCAGGCGGTGGAACATTGCCGAAAGTAGCCTGCCACCTGGCAGCGAGGTCTACTTTCGTGACCCGTCCCCGTGGGAGACCTATCGTTGGCAGATACTCCTCATTGCATCCGTCATCCTCGTACAGGCGGCTCTCATCAGCATCCTCGTCCACGAGCGACGCGGCCGCCGCAAGGCGGAGGTGCAGGCCCGGCAGCAGTCCGCGGAACTCGCCCATGTCAACCGCTACACGATGGCGGGCGAACTCACCGCATCGATTGCGCACGAGCTGAATCAGCCGCTTGGCGCCATTCTGACGAATGCCGAAAGCGCGGCATTGATGCTTCGGTCGCCGAATCCAGACTTAAATGAATTGAACGAGATCATTGAGGACATCAGACGTGACGATGCGCGAGCGAGCGAAGTCATCGTGCATCTTCGGAGTCTGCTCAAGAAGGCGCCGTTCGAGGAGAAGGAGCTGGACCTCAATGACGTTCTCGAGGAAACGGTGACCTTCCTTGCGCCATTGGCGACGGCCCGAAAAGTCGAGCTCGATGCCGTGACGCATTTGGCCCTGCTTCCGATCAAAGGCGACCGAATTCAGCTCCAGCAGGTCATCACAAATCTGATCGTGAACGCGATGGATGCCGTCACCGGCTGCGCCGGCAGCGTCCGCAAGATTGACATCGAGGCTGTACGTGCCGGCAACCGGGCCGAAGTTTCCATCCGAGACCACGGACCAGGCATTCCGTCCGATCAGGTCAAGCGGGTCTTCGAGCCGTTCTTCACCACCAAGCCAGAGGGCATGGGCATGGGGCTGGCGATTGCCCGGACCATCGTCGAAGCTCACAATGGCCGGATCACTGCGGAAAATCAGTCCGGTGGAGGGGCTCAGCTTCGAATCAGCCTGCCGTTGTCGACGGCATAG
- a CDS encoding DUF4145 domain-containing protein, which produces MKKSLWKGALNSVGWPFLPCPRCNGNLRMLKDTLKSKIPRYARTDHFDPNTPDRFVMLLECANTACGEVVSVAGEVWQDQEVTPENELEWVPTYRPYYMRPAPPIVEVPKKTPVEVVKEVKLSFELYWVDYSVCASRLRTSLERMMDHFGVAKTRIQKDTKNPSKPGKRRVLDLSARIDKFAKKVGTIEHSETLHALRTIGNLGAHSSKVSQAAILDAYQLYERALEDLFKDRGESTKDIIKRLKAHR; this is translated from the coding sequence TTGAAGAAGTCACTATGGAAGGGGGCGCTCAACAGCGTCGGCTGGCCATTTTTGCCTTGCCCCAGATGCAACGGCAATCTGCGGATGCTCAAGGATACGCTCAAGTCGAAGATCCCACGTTATGCAAGGACCGACCACTTCGACCCCAATACACCCGATCGGTTCGTGATGCTGTTGGAGTGCGCCAACACCGCGTGCGGCGAAGTGGTGTCAGTTGCTGGAGAGGTGTGGCAGGACCAGGAGGTTACTCCAGAAAACGAGTTGGAGTGGGTGCCTACGTACAGGCCTTACTATATGCGTCCTGCACCGCCGATCGTCGAGGTGCCAAAGAAGACACCAGTCGAGGTGGTGAAGGAGGTGAAGCTGTCCTTCGAGCTCTACTGGGTGGACTACAGCGTGTGTGCATCCCGGTTGCGTACCAGCCTGGAGCGGATGATGGACCACTTTGGTGTCGCAAAGACGCGCATCCAGAAGGACACCAAGAACCCCTCGAAGCCCGGCAAACGTAGGGTGCTCGACCTCTCTGCACGCATCGACAAGTTCGCGAAGAAGGTTGGCACCATCGAGCACTCAGAAACCCTGCATGCACTGCGTACCATCGGGAACCTTGGTGCACACAGCTCGAAGGTGTCACAGGCTGCGATACTCGATGCTTACCAGCTGTACGAGCGTGCTCTGGAGGACCTGTTCAAGGACCGCGGCGAGAGCACTAAGGACATCATCAAGCGCCTCAAGGCTCATAGGTAG